ACCGCCTCGGCCGGCGACGAGCGGACCTTTTCGGCCGGCGACCTGATCAAACTCGACCTCGGCGTCGCCATCGACGGCCGGATCGCCGACACCGCCCTCTCGGTGGACCTCAGCGGGCACGACGCCCTCGTCGCCGCCTCGGCCGCCGCCCTCGACCGTGCCATCGCCCTCGTGCGCCCGGGCGTCACCGCCAGCGAACTCGGGGCCGCCATCCAGGCCGAGATCGAGGGCCGGGGCTTTCTCCCGGTCGCAAACCTCACCGGCCACGGCCTCGCCCCGTACCAGATCCACACCGCCCCCACGATCCCGAACGTCGGGATCGCCGGCGGCGCCGTCCTCGAAGAGGGGATGGCGATCGCCATCGAGCCCTTCGCCACCACCGGCAGCGGGCGGGTGAGCGACCGGATGCGGACCGAGATCTACCAGCAGATCGCCATAAAGCCGGTGCGCCTCCCCTCGGCAAAGCGCATCCTCGGGGAGATCAGGGAACGGCGCGGCATGCCCTTCTCCCGCCGCTGGCTCCCGCAGGAGAAGGTCGAGATCGCCCTCTCAACCCTGTTGAAGAGCGGCGTCCTCTACGGCTACCCGGTCCTCCACGACGTGGCCGGCTCCTTCGTCTCCCAGGCCGAGCACACCCTCATCGTCACCGCCGACGGCTGCATCGTGACGACGCACCATGGATAGTATTATCGGAGCAGACCGACAATAGAAGATGTTACATCCATGTCGAGTGCAGAGAGCAGAGACGACGTCATCCGGCTGATGGAG
Above is a window of Methanofollis tationis DNA encoding:
- the map gene encoding type II methionyl aminopeptidase; protein product: MKDEELEQYLEAGRIAARTLHAGAAMVKPGRSVLEVVDGIEAMILEAGAEIAFPLNLSFNEDAAHDTASAGDERTFSAGDLIKLDLGVAIDGRIADTALSVDLSGHDALVAASAAALDRAIALVRPGVTASELGAAIQAEIEGRGFLPVANLTGHGLAPYQIHTAPTIPNVGIAGGAVLEEGMAIAIEPFATTGSGRVSDRMRTEIYQQIAIKPVRLPSAKRILGEIRERRGMPFSRRWLPQEKVEIALSTLLKSGVLYGYPVLHDVAGSFVSQAEHTLIVTADGCIVTTHHG